The following nucleotide sequence is from Nitratidesulfovibrio termitidis HI1.
GCCGTGTCAGCCGTTTTCCCTGTCTGTTCAGCAAACGAAGCGCGCCGCCCGGTATGCCGGACGGCGCGTTGTGCATTGCGATTGCTGCGGGTTGAACATGGCGGCAGCAGCCATTTCGCGTCTACAGCCCGTCGGCGTAGTTCACGGGCAGCCAGGCGTAGCCGTCCTTGCCATCGCCCTTGCCGCCATTTCTGGCACGCACCCGGCCAAGGCCGGGGAAGGGCAGGTGCGACCCGGCCACCCAGCAGCCCTCGGCGGCCACCTGGGGCAGCAGGCGCAGGCGGGTGGCCACGGCGGCCTTCTGGTCCACGTCGAAATCGATGGACACGTCCGGCCGGGCAAACTGCACCGGTGTACTATGGATGATGTCCGCCCAGAACAGCAACGCCGTGCCGCCTGAGGCCACACGGAAACCGCAGTGCCCCGGGGTGTGGCCGGGCAGATCCACTGAAGTGACAATCGGCAGTTCGGCCAGTGGCGCGGCCCCCGGCGCAAAGGTGTGCAGTCGCCCGGAATTCTTGTAGGGGGCCAGGGCCTTGCGCAGGGCCAGCAGCCCGGCCTTGCGGCCTTCCGGCGCGGCGGAGAAGGTGGCGTCGCTGGTCCAGTAGTCCAGTTCCGGCGCGCTCACGTGCACCCTGGCGCCGGGGAACACGGGAGCCCCGGCGGCGTCCACCAGCCCCAGGGCGTGGTCCGGGTGCAGGTGCGAGAGCAGCACGTGGTCGATGCCGCCGGGCGTGTATCCGGCGGCGCGCAGGTTGTCGGGCAGGTACCCGCCCCGCGCGCCGAAGAAGGCCCCCGCGCCGGTATCCATGAGCACCCGGCGCGTCCCGGCGTCCAGCAGAAAGCAGTTCACGTTGCTGGTGGCGGGTTGTCCGGCGGGGATGCCCGCATCCTCAAGCAACGCGTCGATATCCTTGCGGTCCGCGCCGTGCAGGATGGCGGGGTCGAGTTTGCCGTGGGCGTCGAACAGCGCGAACACCGTCACGCCGCCCACGGGCAGGCGGAAGAAGCCGGGGGCCTGCGTGGTATGGGGCGTGGCGGGCGCACCGCCTGTCGGAAGTTTCGACGCGCCGGTTTCCGCGCCGCCGGTGGCGGCGTTGGCCGCGGTTGCGGGCAGGGTTGCCAATGAAGCCAGGGCCAGCAACGATTGCATGAAGCGTCTGCGGTCAGGCATGCGAGCCTCCGGAATGGTTGGGGGCGACGGATGGCGGGTGCGCCGGGTGCCGGGGCGCGGGCAGGCGGGGTGGCAGTCAGGGGTTGGTGTCCATCGTAACAGAACAGCACGTGAGGGCGCGCAGGCAAGCGGGCACCCGCAGGATACCGGCTGCCCGA
It contains:
- a CDS encoding MBL fold metallo-hydrolase — protein: MPDRRRFMQSLLALASLATLPATAANAATGGAETGASKLPTGGAPATPHTTQAPGFFRLPVGGVTVFALFDAHGKLDPAILHGADRKDIDALLEDAGIPAGQPATSNVNCFLLDAGTRRVLMDTGAGAFFGARGGYLPDNLRAAGYTPGGIDHVLLSHLHPDHALGLVDAAGAPVFPGARVHVSAPELDYWTSDATFSAAPEGRKAGLLALRKALAPYKNSGRLHTFAPGAAPLAELPIVTSVDLPGHTPGHCGFRVASGGTALLFWADIIHSTPVQFARPDVSIDFDVDQKAAVATRLRLLPQVAAEGCWVAGSHLPFPGLGRVRARNGGKGDGKDGYAWLPVNYADGL